GGCGGATAGCGCAATTCCGGCCGAGAATATTGCAACCGGGCCCTTCCGAGCGGCAACCGCTGCAAAACGAGGCGTCCTCGACGAGCGGCGCATAGGCCTCGCATTGCTCACAGTCTTTGCCACAATAAGCCAGCATTGCCAAAGCCTCCTGGATAAGGAAAAAGAATTCTGGAACCAATCTGCTTAAAGAAGTGTGAATATTTGACGAAAGTTTAATTAGGTCTTTAGAAAAAATCAATATTTTGTTTGCGGCAACTCACGGAAAGTCCATTGCGTCCGTTGCGGGTCGCCTGGCAGGTCACACAAAGAGTTCTCTGACGTCGACCTTGCTGCGGAAATAACCTGGTTTTCGTTCGTTGTCTCCGGATGGATACAGCCTGAATCCACATGCCGCAGTTTTTGCAGAAATGCGGCATTTATTTTGCTGGTATGAACGAAGCGGGTGCATCGGGTCCGGGGTGGCGAATTTTTGCCGGATTGCCGGGCATGGCTCTTCCACCTTCCAGCATGGAG
This portion of the Syntrophotalea acetylenica genome encodes:
- a CDS encoding DUF3795 domain-containing protein, which translates into the protein MLAYCGKDCEQCEAYAPLVEDASFCSGCRSEGPGCNILGRNCAIRLCARTNRQAICATCSVFPCAKLKELFLLHPDAETQLNRLSGISCR